CCCCGCCGGCGACCGGTTCCTGGCAACCGCACCGCGCCGGTTCCGCCACCCGGACTCCGGGCAGGGCCGCCAACCGCCGCGTGTATTCCCCGGCGTGAGCGCTCCGGGCGGCGTTGTACGACCCGGCATGCGGGAGTTTCACCGCCAGCAACGCGGCCTGGAGCGGGTCCATGCGGAAATTCGCCCCGACCACCTGGTGGTGATACTTCGGTCGCCCCCCATGCACTCGCAGCAACCTCGCCCGGTCCGCCAGGGCATCGTCCTGCGTCACCAACAACCCTGCATCGCCGAACCCGCCAAGGTTCTTGCTCGGAAAGAAACTGAACGTCCCGAAATCCCCCAGCCCTCCCACAGGGCGACCCCGGTACCGCGCCCCCAGCGCCTGCGCGGCATCCTCGATCACCCGCAATCCTTCCCGTCGCGCCCAGGCCAGAATCGGATCCATGTCCGCCGACTGCCCGAAGAGATGCACCGGGATCACCGCCTTGCACCGGGCGGTCCGGCGCCGCACCGCATCGGCAACGTCGAGATTGAAGCAGACCGGACAGACATCGACGAACACCGGCGTGGCCCCCAACCGCGCCACGCACCCGGCGGTGGCGAAGAAGGTGAACGACGGCACCAGCACCTCGTCCCCCGGCCCAATGCCCAGCGCCATCAGGGCCAGCAGAATCGCGTCCGTCCCCGACGACACCCCCAGCGCGTGCCGCACCTCCAGTCGCGCCGCCAGGTCCGCCTCGAACGCCTCGAGTTCCGGGCCCATGATGAACTGCCCCGACCGCAGCACCCGGTCGAACGCCGCCCGCAGTTCCCCTTCCAGGGCCAGGTTCTGACCCTTCAAATCCAGCAACGGTACCGGCATGATCTTACGTCTCCCACCCACGCGCACCCCTGCCCTCAACCCGCCTCAAGTCCCTCGGGATCTGCGGCTTCGCGGGCACACTTCGTGCCCGTCGGTTCGCCTGCAAATGCCCCTCCAGCGCCCCTCCGGCAGACCGATCTGACACTCGGGAATCCCCCTCCCAACGCCCTCCAGACCAGCAGATCGGGGAAAGCCGAACAAGAGCAATTCCCCGCGGTGCGGTGCATCCCGCGCATCCCGGAGTTCAGGGAACAGCCCGCCTACCAGAACTTCCAGTCGTCCTGGAACACCACCCACAGGCCCAGCAGGAAATTGGTGATCGCATGCGCCGTCATGGCGTCCCCGATCCGGTTCTTCCGAAACACCAGCCAGTGGTAGGCCAGCCCGCACAGGATTCCCGCCAGCCACTGCTGATGCGTGAACCCGAAGATCAGGCAGGTGAGCCCCAGCGATACCCAGTGCACCCGGTTCAATGCCACCTTCTCGAACTCCGGACTGATCAGGTACCGGTACACGAACGACCGATAAAACACCTCCTCCAGCATCGGCACCACCAGCGACGATCCCGCCAGCCGGACCACCACAAAGAGCCACGCCATCGCCCCCACACCGAAATGCTCGAACGGATTCCAAACCGACGCCGGCTTCTCCGCCGGGTCGTCCCCCATTCCCAACCGGAACCACAACACGTCCTGACCCGGGTACCACGAATCGATCCCCACCCACATCACGCACACTCCCACTCCGACCACCGCCGCCTCCCAGCTCCACGCCCACTTCATCTCGGCGATGACGCCGCGCAATTCCCACAGCATCCACGCCGCCACCACCGTCTTGGCGAGGTACAGCCAGTAGCGCCCGCCCTCGCCGAACCATCCCTGCGCCGAAGTCAGCACCAGGAACACCACAAACGGCACCACCCGCGCCAGCACCGGCGATTTCCGGACATTGTCCATC
This genomic stretch from Verrucomicrobiia bacterium harbors:
- a CDS encoding CAAX prenyl protease-related protein, which produces MSSLMDNVRKSPVLARVVPFVVFLVLTSAQGWFGEGGRYWLYLAKTVVAAWMLWELRGVIAEMKWAWSWEAAVVGVGVCVMWVGIDSWYPGQDVLWFRLGMGDDPAEKPASVWNPFEHFGVGAMAWLFVVVRLAGSSLVVPMLEEVFYRSFVYRYLISPEFEKVALNRVHWVSLGLTCLIFGFTHQQWLAGILCGLAYHWLVFRKNRIGDAMTAHAITNFLLGLWVVFQDDWKFW
- a CDS encoding DegT/DnrJ/EryC1/StrS family aminotransferase encodes the protein MPVPLLDLKGQNLALEGELRAAFDRVLRSGQFIMGPELEAFEADLAARLEVRHALGVSSGTDAILLALMALGIGPGDEVLVPSFTFFATAGCVARLGATPVFVDVCPVCFNLDVADAVRRRTARCKAVIPVHLFGQSADMDPILAWARREGLRVIEDAAQALGARYRGRPVGGLGDFGTFSFFPSKNLGGFGDAGLLVTQDDALADRARLLRVHGGRPKYHHQVVGANFRMDPLQAALLAVKLPHAGSYNAARSAHAGEYTRRLAALPGVRVAEPARCGCQEPVAGGGTGDGARLILPVAYPHNDSIWNQYTLRVPGPGRREALRDHLAGRGIGTEIYYPIPLHAQACFRPATGVPPELPVSERLAGEVLSVPVYPELTAEQRDEVVAGVATFLEGEPAISR